GCCGCTTAACAATTTAGGTTCGAACCAAGTCGATTTAGGCGGCATAATTTCTTTTGCATCAGCAACTTGCAATAGGTCTCGCATTTTCGTTGGGTACATAGAAAAAGCGACGTTCCAATTATGGCTATCAACTAACTCTTCCAACCTTTGCGGACCATAAATCCCCCCGACAAAATCAATACGATTGTCACTTCTTACATCTTGTATATCAAAAATCGGTGCAATTAATAAATTTTGTAATAGTGATACGTCTAATTTGCCCACAGGATCTGTTGGGATTTTATTTTCTTTTACTTTTAATTGATACCACTTTCCAGACAAACACATCATGATTTCTGCCGGAGAAGTTGCCCTTTTTTTGCTTGTTTCTTCTACAATAAAACTTTCCTGTAATTGAGTAAAAAAGTCTTCGGGGACTTCAACATTTAATACACGGTTATATTCTTTGATCATAAGTTCATCTTCAGGAAACAAAATAGACAAAAAGAAGTCACTTTCTACACTATTTGTCTGATTTTCACGTTTTTCTAAACCGACTTTCACCGCAGACTCCGTTCGATGATGCCCATCTGCAATATATAAAGCCTCTAGTGAAGCAAAAGCATTTTCCAATTGTTGAATAACTACAGGATCATCGAGAAGCCAAACTTTATGCTCGACATCATAATAACTCGTAAAATCGTAGATCGCTTCATGGGTATCTTGCCAATCTTGAATTAATTGCTGAATCTCTGTGTTTTTTCGATAGCTAAGAAAGATGGGACTAGTATTCGCGTCACAACTACGTATGTGATTCATCCGATCAATTTCTTTTTCATGGCGTGTATACTCATGCTTTTTTATCTTACCTTGTGTATAATCATCAATTGAAGTACAAGCAACTAAACCTGTCTGACTGTTGCCGCTCATGGTTAATTGATATAAATAGTAATTTTCTTGCGCATCTTTTTTTAACCAACCTTGCTGCAAAAATTCTGCCAAATTTGCTGCCGCTTTTTGATATACCGCTTCATCATAAGGGGAGATACTTTGAGGTAAATCAATTTCAGCTTTATCAATATGAAAATAACTATAAGGATTCCCTTGAGCCAAAGCACGTGCCTCGGCCGAGTCAACTACATCATAAGGAAGTTCAGCAATTTTATCAGCTAAAGCAGCTTCAGGGCGGACAGCTTTAAAAGGACGAACATCAACCATATCTAATAAGGTACCTCCTCTTTTTTGATCACGCGGACGCGAATAATATCTTCGGTTTCTCTGAGTTTTTCTACTACATTCGCAATTTTGTCTTCATCGCTTTCATCGATATCTACTAAAGTATAAGCATAATCCTCACGTCCACGATTAATCATATTATCAATATTAATTTCAGAATCAGCTATGATCGCAGAAATTTGTCCTAGCATATTTGGCACATTACGATTAATTACCGTAATACGATAAGGCGAGTGAAAAGCCATTTCGACTGCAGGGAAATTTACTGAACGTTTAATAATACCTGTTTCAATAAATTGTTTCATCGTTCGTACAGCCATCTTGGCACTGTTCGTTTCGGCTTCTGCCGTTGAAGCACCCAAATGAGGTAATACCGTAATACGATCATGATGCAATAAATTTTCATCCGCAAAATCCGTGGTAAAACCAGCTAATTCATCCTCGTTAATGGCTTCAAGTACCGCAGAATGATCGACAATTTCAGCCCGGGCAAAATTCAATAAATGCGCAGAATTCTTC
This region of Tetragenococcus osmophilus genomic DNA includes:
- a CDS encoding DUF1015 domain-containing protein encodes the protein MVDVRPFKAVRPEAALADKIAELPYDVVDSAEARALAQGNPYSYFHIDKAEIDLPQSISPYDEAVYQKAAANLAEFLQQGWLKKDAQENYYLYQLTMSGNSQTGLVACTSIDDYTQGKIKKHEYTRHEKEIDRMNHIRSCDANTSPIFLSYRKNTEIQQLIQDWQDTHEAIYDFTSYYDVEHKVWLLDDPVVIQQLENAFASLEALYIADGHHRTESAVKVGLEKRENQTNSVESDFFLSILFPEDELMIKEYNRVLNVEVPEDFFTQLQESFIVEETSKKRATSPAEIMMCLSGKWYQLKVKENKIPTDPVGKLDVSLLQNLLIAPIFDIQDVRSDNRIDFVGGIYGPQRLEELVDSHNWNVAFSMYPTKMRDLLQVADAKEIMPPKSTWFEPKLLSGLFLHDLETTAKL